The Mytilus galloprovincialis chromosome 3, xbMytGall1.hap1.1, whole genome shotgun sequence genomic interval CCTACCTTTAAGATATGTCTTAGTTACTCCATTACTGTGAAAACACATAAAACCCTACCCAAACCTTGATCTTAGATAAACCTACCTTTAAGATATGTCTTAGTTACTCCATTACAGTGAAAACACATAAACCCCTACCCAAACCTTGATCTTAGATAAACCTACCTTTAAGATATGTCTTAGTTACTCCATTACAGTGAAAACACATAAAACCCTACCCAAACCTTGATCTTAGATAAACCTACCTTTAAGATATGTCTTAGTTACTCCATTACTGTGAAAACACATAAAACCCTACCCAAACCTTGATCTTAGATAAACCTACCTTTAAGATATGTCTTAGTTACTCCATTATAGTGAAAACACATAAAACCCTACCCAAACCTTGATCTTAGATAAACCTACCTTTAAGATATGTCTTAGTTACTCCATTACTGTGAAAACACATAAAACCCTACCCAAACCTTGATCTTAGATAAACCTACCTTTAAGATATGTCTTAGTTACTCCATTACTGTGAAAACACATAAAACCCTACCCAAACCTTGATCTTAGATAAACCTACCTTTAAGATATGTCTTAGTTACTCCATTACAGTGAAAACACATAAAACCCTACCCAAACCTTGATCTTAGATAAACCTACCTTTAAGATATGTCTTAGTTACTCCATTACAGTGAAAACACATAAACCCCTACCCAAACCTTGATCTTAGATAAACCTACCTTTAAGATATGTCTTAGTTACTCCATTACTGTGAAAACACATAAAACCCTACCCAAACCTTGATCTTAGATAAACCTACCTTTAAGATATGTCTTAGTTACTCCATTACAGTGAAAACACATAAAACCCTACCCAAACCTTGATCTTAGATAAACCTACCTTTAAGATATGTCTTAGTTACTCCATTACAgtgaaaacacataaaacacTACCCAAACCTTGATCTTAGATAAACCTACCTTTAAGATATGTCTTAGTTACTCCATTACTGTGAAAACACATAAAACCCTACCCAAACCTTGATCTTAGATAAACCTACCTTTAAGATATGTCTTAGTTACTCCATTACTGTGAAAACACATAAAACCCTACCCAAACCTTGATCTTAGATAAACCTACCTTTAAGATATGTCTTAGTTACTCCATTACAGTGAAAACACATAAAACCCTACCCAAACCTTGATCTTAGATAAACCTACCTTTAAGATATGTCTTAGTTACTCCATTACAGTGAAAACACATAAAACCCTACCCAAACCTTGATCTTAGATAAACCTACCTTTAAGATATGTCTTAGTTACTCCATTACAgtgaaaacacataaaacacTACCCAAACCTTGATCTTAGATAAACCTACCTTTAAGATATGTCTTAGTTACTCCATTACTGTGAAAACACATAAAACCCTACCCAAACCTTGATCTTAGATAAACCTACCTTTAAGATATGTCTTAGTTACTCCATTACTGTGAAAACACATAAAACCCTACCCAAACCTTGATCTTAGATAAACCTACCTTTAAGATATGTCTTAGTTACTCCATTACTGTGAAAACACATAAAACCCTACCCAAACCTTGATCTTAGATAAACCTACCTTTAAGATATGTCTTAGTTACTCCATTACTGTGAAAACACATAAAACCCTACCCAAACCTTGATCTTAGATAAACCTACCTTTAAGATATGTTCTAGTGACTCCATTACAGTGAGAACACACATTAAACAAAGAATAAATGTCAGCTATATAATCTTTCAGTATGCCCGCCACATCAGGGTCATTAAAAAAGTCTTTACGAGTTCCAATAATTGTCTTAGCTGCAAGAAACTGTAACATGTCCGGAGAAGTCGCTGGAAGGACATTTGTTCCTGAAGTCGGAATTATCCGAAAGTCTACATCTGTGTGATACCACATAAAAGTTGACTTGAAATAATTATGGTTGCCATGGCGATGGACGGTTTCAATGCCAGGCATCTCTAACAGGAAGCCAGGAAGTGCATCTAATTGGTTGTTGTCTAACaggattgtttttaattttgaacagAAGGCAAGTGTATATGGCAACGAGTGAATCTGCAAACGGTTATTTGTTAAtgctaaatattttaattttcgtaAACGTCCTATATCTGGAGGAATGGCCTCTAAACAGTTATACTTCAATGAGAGTATTCTCATATTGTAGCACCGAAATAACTGGAaaaattgagagagaaaaaattattcatataacacacaatatataaaacaaatataaatatatgtatcttTTTCATAGTTCAGGTGCTTTGTTCATGAAAGATATTCACACATGCATGTACTGTAAGTAAGGATCTTTCTTCATGAATTGTTGTGCAAAAGAAGAGCTACTTATCACTTTCTACAATGATTGCCATTTTGTTTAATATGGTCTTTCTCCTGAAGTGAACTTACATTGAATTAACAGTTTGTCTCTcaatctatatcatgtatatggaagacataaaaaaaatcacctatGCTTgaaatgttgtatatatttttacttttttacactTCATTTTCTAGCTTTAAGCCACTTTATTGAAAGAAATTAGTATGAAGTTCTCTCTTAATCctttattatatacaattatattgtaatttttaaatGAAGAACAGTAATAAAAGCCTTATTCCCATgcttttcgtttttttcacgtatGTGCCTTTATTTTTTGCAATGAACTGATATTTCAtaacttttctttttaattacATTTACATTCAATTTGGGTGAAATAAATTACCActttaacatgagcaacatgacaggtgccacatgtgaagcatgatctgcttacccttttggagcacctgagatcacccccagtttctGGTAGGGTTCGTGCTGCACAGTCTTTATTTTTGtaagttgtgttttgtgtacgcttgtttttctgtttatcttcttcttttttagccatggctttgtcagtttattttcgatttatgagtttgaacatccttctggtatctttcaacCATCTTTTTCAAATAGTTGTTGTGTAGTCATGGTCCATCCAagatttataaattgtaatttgacCTCTTTTATAATTCATCTTCCCCATATATTTTTggtaatttatataattattttttagatGCATTGTAGTATCAAATTTACTAACCTCTTTAGGTAATGTTCTGTCCTCACGAAACTTAAATATACTATCTAAATGGAACTCTGTTATCTTGTAAAGCTCCACATAGGTTGTCAATAAGTTGTCTGAAATTTGTCAacaaaattacatgtatattaatcatAATACCACAAGGTGTTTCAGCTAACTATGTGTATCACTTGTGATGGTGAAATTTCACAATACATGCCATGAATCAACTATAAAATAACCATATGAATGATGTGTATATTCCAAAGACATATTTGGCAGTGatattgatagttttttttttcaaaactacctctacctttttttattgggaaaatatgtgtctttttttatcaaattgggaaatttataataaaccatgaatttgactgaaacttcaatttgcagaccccctttcaagagtcaaaccctgctttgaAACAAAAccccttattgtcagtgatgatacataaatagaccctcaaatctataatacatgtatagtcattgtaggcatgaaaaatgtataaatgagtgtttttcagtttgcattcatgcacaattactaccgAGACTGCACTAATTGGGAAAacagttgtctttttgggaataattttaagccattttttttccaTATTGGGATTCGTcaccaggggaaaaagcctttattctccagtaatttaaggcaaacaatatcactgtttGGAAGGATTGGGAACTGAATGAAAGGttgatgtttttttcaaagaAGGGGCTTATATAGACATGTATAGAGTATacaattcatttgaactttgttggatagttgtctcattggtaatcataccacatttacATATAAACATGGGGATTCCAAATTTTTTAGACTGCTTCCTTTCTTAATGGATTTATTTagtacagtcatgacagtgtattctataggtaattacaTATACTTGTGAATCATAGTGATATCAGATACAATCAACAACATATATAATTTACTCTGCTTCATTTAGAATCACAACACTAAAATGAGTTTTTACTGATTCAACAGTATGTAACTTGTATACATATATAGACAAAAATAACACACTGTCTTATGTTAAACTTGAACAGTTAAATCAGTTCAGgtatttatatatagtttttgttgctgtgaaaaaaatgaaaatgtttatacTTATTCTTTAGCTATAAAGACAAAGTTAACATGCAGATACATGTACTAATCAAACATATTCAAAATCTGCTGCGGAGCTTTTAAACTAAACCACAACACAGTGGATCAGTACAATCTGGATCCGGTTCCATAATCCTCTGTGGGAATTGAATCCAGATCTAACTTACATATTGCACTCAACAAAGTGTACTTGAAACTTAGGAATCAGATCAAACTAAGGATTTCAGATCGGGATACCTAATGCGTTAGTGTGACATGCGATCTTGCAGAAACAGTGATTCTGAAATACAGACCTATAGGTAACCTATGATGTTGCTTTGAGTCGTGCTTACAAAGCTGAATCAATCGTTTTGGTTGGCGATGAAGACACACTGACAGGTACCATAACTCTTGTGGAActttctgaaaaacaaataaaacatattttcatctgaatttagaaaaacaaataaaacatattttcatctgaatttagaaaaacaaataaaaaacattttcatcTGCCTAAAAGGATTTTTGCTTAATCATTcaataaataaaacttataaGCATACATGGAAGTCAAATGCAACAGTCTTTACCTACTTTAgataatataaattcaatactCATAGGTTTTCGTGGTTCTGTTCACAACTTTGGTTGTTTTatgtacaaattaaaataaattacatCCAGACTACTCTTTAATCTTCAGCCCTGTGTGATCTTTTGATCATACTTAATACATATATTTTGACATCCAGATGTATTCTGTAGGTTTTTGTATTGTTGTGTTGCTGTCCCAGTAATATAGCCTCTTAATCATAACATAAGTGTTACAGTGAAAGGTCAAccttatttcaaaaatgtattcaGGTACATGCATGTGACATGTATTCAACTAAAAGCATAAAATTAGTTTGGTACATTGTACTATATTTGagattctgaaaaagaaaaatatttttaatatatatacttaaaGATTTTATATCTGATTTTCTCATACATTTCTGGTGATTAtcctttaaaaaaacatattgaatcaattaaattgagaatggaaatggggaaagaaACAAAAGGAGCAGAAAACATCCAAAAGGCAACAGCATGAAAAATGGGACTACAACCCAGAGAGAAAATCTTGCACTCAGAGACGTgtttcagctggcccataaacataCATGTGTAAACGTAGAAGGACGATTGaggatatacatttgtacatgtatacaccAAAGGGGAATGAATCGTAAGAGTTGGGTGTAACGTTCCCAGCCAAAACTTGTGAAAAGATTCTATTCTTAACTTGGTATAGAATCTTTTCACAAGTTGTGGCTGGGAACGTTACACCCAACCATCTTTTTCATTGTTCAATCACATGTTCTCTGTTTTGCCAGCGAAACATTTTGCGTACTTCCTTACCGTTCAGTTATGTTATAACTGTTAACAGATGTATAGtattcgctacattgaagacctgttggtgaccctctgctgttgttttttatttggtcgggttgttgtctctttgacacattccccatttccattctcaattttatacctATTTTtcttatctatcatgtctatataaaAGAGACGGCATGAAGTTTAAATGTATGCTTAATTACCTGAACAATATCATTAATATCAATGACATCATCTGAGCTCTTTTCAAGTTTATCTTGAATCTGCTTCCTCAACCCATACCAAACTTCAGGATGACAGGAAAACTTCTTGAACAATAGAAGTTCAAATCCATGATATATATTGGTCATTATTTGTATTTCCTGTGTCTGAAGTTCTTGAAAAGTTTTCTCATCACACGAATTTTGGCTAAACCTTACACGACTGACTCAGTATGATATGCCACCTCTTCATCATCATCCTGTCTGTTGACTATtgaaaaaggggagataatcatgtTATTTACTTCGAAGTTTTGTTTTGCAATTCTGAGTCTCCTttataatgaacaaatattaaaagtCCAGGATATGATAGGGAAATTgttatttaatcttttttaaatagagaaaataatatatttgCTTGTGGACTAAGCACAAATTAATCCGGAATTCACACGCTTTGTGCTGAATATACACATATCCGTGCACTTCCGTTTCACATTCAAGGTCAAGCGAAGCACAGACCGCTTCGTGAGTATACCAAAAAGTTCTGGCTATGTCTGTTTGTAGCCGGCAATTAATATTGCTCTGTATATATTTCCCTGATAAACTTCACACATAGAAAAATTTAGTTAGTTAACTTATGTCCTTTCAATAAGAATTACTTGCCAAAAACGAAGCAAGCAAATAAATTTTTTATGTCCTCTTGTCCAGTCTTGACCTGTTGACTCGGAGGCTCTGTTGGTTGGGTTTGGCATGAGACAAATTATGACGTTCATAAAGGCTATTTTGATTTTCaggaaacaaaaattttaaataccCATTTAAGACGTCAATTATTTGAACTTGTTTAGATATAGAAGGGTAGCAAAGCCCTTTACAAATTACTTTAGTCGGGCATCAAACAGCTACTGTTAGcgtcaaatttataaaatatcattGTCGTGATTTGTCAGAGATGACAGCCCCAAGCTATTTGGTATatcatagtccaaataattatgacgtctgtcCAGgctataatattttattttctctcTTGAACGCCTTCCTACTACGTAACGCTGAGGCAATTTTTTACATCTGGACTTTGAGCGCAAATTTTGGGGGAACTTTGAGGCCTAATTTTTACATGAAATTTTCATTGCCAGCTAGAAATTTTTACGTAGTTACAAAGTCCTACTTTTTTTTGTACTTATTGATGCAAAACACTTCaagaaatattcaaaagaaatGATTAAATAAGATAGGATTCCATTTGTGGTgggcaaatatttattttgttttcaaattggtttccCAGAACTCCCAGGAAACGTCACTTCTGGCATTGTCTggtgaatataaaatattaaactcgGTAAAATTTGATAGACCAGAATTTTAGGAACGTTCGATTTACAGTATCCGGAAATTCGGGTCGGTCAATTTGGAAATTCTGTGAAGTCATTGTGCTGAATTAATGGGGACTAAAGTTTATTGGGTGTGAACAGACCTGATACCctcaaaataacatttaaattttgagTTTAGGTGACATTTCATAGACTACAAATATAATAAGATAAATGACCTGCAGGGTAAAACAAgttgagattactctgacgtccaacataaatatgaaaaaaaatataaatgtactctGCCAGTCAGGATAGTGTTGTGTTAttctataaccatgataacattaGTTTAGATTGGTGATGTTATAGAAGTAGTATTTTTCATTGATTCATATCCATTTATCTTTACAGATCATGCCTGAGTACGGAAGACAGATGATTTATCCTTATACTGGGTTTGGGAAACTAGCCCGATTTAACTACAGATATAGATGGCACAATGACAGAATTCTGAGATTCAGAACCTACTTGTTACCATTTGTTATTTATCTGGGTTGGAAAATCCAGTCTGTATGTAAGTGATTGTTTCTAATTAACTCCATTTTACTCTTAGACATCTAGTGAACCAACACAGTTTAATTTTTACTTTAGGTAGAGACTATTAATTTAAGAGGATAAATTAAGCACTGAAGTAAAAACCTGGTATGTTAAATTTGACATCACAATGTTCATGCTAAATTTAGAATTAAAGGAAAatgacaaataataatgaattcttTTCACACAatattaagtatttatatatgtttgttttagtGAGGGGTGGAGAAGACATGAGAGAGTACTGGAGAAACAAGAAGACAGAACGTCGTAAGTTTTACTTCTTTAACAGTTGGCCTAAAGTTCTATCTCAAAAGATCTTTTTTGATCTCAATATTTAGTCTTAACTTTGTTCTGGTGTAGAAAAAACAACTGATTGAACtgcaaaagaagaaaaaaaacttacATTCAGGTTATTTGGACTCGGTTGGATTGGTATGTCAATTGAATTCATATTACATCTCCTCATTTTTATACTGACTCTGTTTGATTGTTTTCTCATTAACATTCATGCTAAAAATCAAAGATAACATAGTTGTCTGAGTATATTTATTCAGGTTTACCAAATTTGAGTGTGTATAGTACtgtcttttattcaaaattcaaattgcaATTCAGCATGTTTAGGGTGCCAATTATACATACTTTAAGTAAGAAATAAGAGAAAATCTGGATTTGGCTGTGttcatttatgtttgtttttagaattgtATTTAACGATAAGAAGAAACTCCAAGAAAGTGCTGTGGTCATGTGTAAACTACATAATGTAATCAGATATAGGTTCTGACTTTGGTGTTTCATACTGCTGCAAATTTTTTGTTTTAGCTAATGGTCCTTTAAACTTGTTAAACAATCATAAAATTGCAATGAGACCTTTATCATTAATCTGTATGACAATTTCACcatgaaaattaaatttttattttctatgaacTGAGATTATACCTGGctaatttgtattttgtattttctcatttcagataaCTGGTTTGCACCTGTATCAGAATGATTGTGACTTGTAGAGACAATTTTACTTTCTTATTGATAAATTATCTGTGTTTCGTATTTCATACATAGAAATAAATTGAGTTTAAGATatagatatttttatattaatatatataaaccTGTATACTTTGGTAAACAGTTTAGAAACTCATTGACAAAATGGTTTAGGTTGAGGTTAGTTAACCCTATCAACACTATTGTGGAGGGTTGAGCCAGTGTTATCATTaaggctattccattaaaatttatgtgggagggtaggaagggacTTGCAAAATATCCTTACCTCCAAAAACCATTTGAGATAATTTTGCTTAATGCCATAAGGGTAACAGACACTTACTGAAAAAAGACCTATTACCCACATTCCATATTTAAAACTTCCTTTGTACCCACCCACATATATTTTAATGGAATAAACCTCAAGTGACACAGTTACTAGCATATGTTTCTTGGTTTCACTATGCAGATCTCGGCCTAAGTTTAAATTGCAGGGAATATTTCATCAACAGTATATGTGTAAGAGCTAATTAAATTGCCTAGGTTTTCACAGATTTAATTGTCCCACCACCAATAAGACATACTGTATTGCTTATTTATTGTGCAAATTCTCTGGAGTACTGAATTTAAACCAAATAACTATTTATATACCAATGTATAAACAGAAGAAGatgcatgattgccaatgggacaattCTTCACTAGAGACTAAATGATGTAGAAATTAACATCTATGAATCAgctacggccttcaataatgagtaaaacccatactgcatagaaGTCCGAAAAGGCCAAGAAATGAACTATATTGAGCATTCAACACCTTTTAGTTGCCATCAGTGGATTtataaaatgttcatttaaaaCGTACTCTACCTGTTGTATGATATAGCAGTTTTAGGTTCTTAACTCATTTGTACCAAGAAGTTGTAAAATTTGATGATAAATTAACCAGAGTCGGATAAAgggaaacatttggttgattatatactGAACCACTGGAGCAGGTCTCCTCTTAGCTTAggtagtcagtgggccccctcttatgaacaTTTCTGAATCCACCACTGTAAACAATGATCTGGCTAGTTTTGAATCAGCTGGAGTATGCAGGACTGGTAATGTATAGCCAATGATAAT includes:
- the LOC143069777 gene encoding uncharacterized protein LOC143069777; the protein is MTNIYHGFELLLFKKFSCHPEVWYGLRKQIQDKLEKSSDDVIDINDIVQKVPQELWYLSVCLHRQPKRLIQLCKHDSKQHHRLPIDNLLTTYVELYKITEFHLDSIFKFREDRTLPKELFRCYNMRILSLKYNCLEAIPPDIGRLRKLKYLALTNNRLQIHSLPYTLAFCSKLKTILLDNNQLDALPGFLLEMPGIETVHRHGNHNYFKSTFMWYHTDVDFRIIPTSGTNVLPATSPDMLQFLAAKTIIGTRKDFFNDPDVAGILKDYIADIYSLFNVCSHCNGVTRTYLKGYKVITFKNPYLGNTCVPFMHWTCSLECAKALEVPARQEQIKAAYMLDSMYEQYIVDCQRQFGSRHQPGFTCPCISSEDNTRSCTIL